One genomic segment of Kocuria rhizophila DC2201 includes these proteins:
- the gluQRS gene encoding tRNA glutamyl-Q(34) synthetase GluQRS produces the protein MTARHPETAPAPAGRFAPSPSGDLHLGNLRTALAAWGFARATGRRFLLRVEDLDRVKRGAAERNVEDLRSIGLDWDGPVDVQSERIPVFLDRVRALTEAGLTYECFCTRKEIHAAASAPHGIPGAYPGTCRELTDTQRERRRTERPPAVRLRAGVREFTVHDSFAGEFTGAVDDMVLVRNDGTPAYNLAVVVDDAEQGVDQVVRGDDLLPSAPRQAYLAELMGYEVPEYAHVPLVLGPSGDRLAKRDGAVTLRELQELGYTAQDVVGWLARSLGITHPVRTAADVLEHWDPPSWNREPTTFKPWPDVRGT, from the coding sequence GTGACTGCCCGCCACCCCGAGACCGCCCCTGCCCCCGCGGGCCGCTTCGCGCCGTCGCCGTCCGGGGACCTGCACCTGGGCAACCTGCGCACCGCCCTGGCCGCGTGGGGTTTCGCGCGCGCCACCGGGCGTCGTTTCCTGCTGCGCGTGGAGGACCTGGACCGGGTGAAGCGGGGCGCCGCCGAGCGCAACGTCGAGGACCTGCGGTCCATCGGCCTGGACTGGGACGGGCCCGTGGACGTCCAGTCCGAGCGCATCCCCGTGTTCCTGGACCGGGTGCGCGCCCTCACGGAGGCGGGCCTCACCTACGAGTGCTTCTGCACGCGCAAGGAGATCCACGCGGCGGCTTCCGCACCCCACGGCATCCCGGGCGCCTACCCGGGCACGTGCCGGGAGCTGACCGACACCCAGCGGGAACGACGCCGCACGGAGCGCCCTCCCGCCGTGCGGCTCCGCGCCGGGGTGCGTGAGTTCACCGTGCACGACAGCTTTGCGGGCGAGTTCACGGGTGCCGTGGACGACATGGTGCTGGTGCGCAACGACGGCACGCCCGCCTACAACCTGGCGGTGGTGGTGGACGACGCCGAGCAGGGCGTGGACCAGGTGGTGCGCGGGGACGACCTGCTGCCCTCCGCTCCCCGCCAGGCGTACCTGGCGGAGCTCATGGGCTACGAGGTCCCGGAGTACGCGCACGTGCCCCTGGTGCTCGGGCCCTCCGGGGACCGGCTGGCCAAGCGGGACGGCGCCGTGACCCTGCGGGAGCTGCAGGAGCTGGGGTACACGGCGCAGGACGTGGTGGGGTGGCTGGCCCGCTCCCTGGGGATCACCCACCCGGTCCGCACCGCCGCGGACGTGTTGGAGCACTGGGATCCGCCGAGCTGGAACCGGGAGCCCACCACCTTCAAGCCCTGGCCGGATGTGCGCGGCACCTGA
- a CDS encoding L-lactate dehydrogenase, with protein sequence MSPSIETTVRRTKIGIVGAGSVGTSLAYAAMIRGTSTDIALYDLQTAKVEAEALDLSHGQMFAPGVRVEGSDDVAVLKDADIIFVTAGAKQKPGQTRLDLAGANTAILKSLMPQLVEQAPQAVFVLVTNPCDVLTVVAQQITGLPHQRIMSSGTVLDTSRLRWLIGSEAQVNTSSVHAYIIGEHGDSEFPVWSSASIGQVPLSEWEVDGHRPFTPERLDELKDQVVNAAYRVIEGKGATNYAIGLAGVRIAEAVLKDQQSVLSVSTVLEDYYGVSGVALSVPSVVGGTGVGQQLRIPMGEPEKQQLRASAETMRASLRDLGF encoded by the coding sequence GTGAGCCCGTCCATCGAAACCACCGTCCGCCGCACCAAGATCGGAATCGTGGGAGCGGGTTCCGTGGGAACCTCCCTGGCCTACGCCGCGATGATCCGGGGCACGTCCACGGACATCGCCCTCTACGACCTGCAGACCGCCAAGGTGGAGGCCGAGGCACTGGACCTCTCCCACGGCCAGATGTTCGCCCCGGGTGTCCGGGTGGAGGGCTCGGACGACGTCGCCGTGCTCAAGGACGCGGACATCATATTCGTGACCGCAGGCGCCAAGCAGAAGCCGGGGCAGACCCGCCTGGACCTGGCCGGTGCCAACACCGCGATCCTCAAGTCGCTGATGCCGCAGCTCGTGGAGCAGGCGCCACAGGCGGTCTTCGTGCTGGTGACCAACCCGTGCGACGTGCTCACCGTGGTGGCCCAGCAGATCACCGGGCTGCCCCACCAGCGGATCATGAGCTCCGGCACCGTGCTGGACACCTCCCGGCTGCGCTGGCTGATCGGCAGCGAGGCGCAGGTGAACACCAGCAGCGTGCACGCCTACATCATCGGCGAGCACGGGGACAGCGAGTTCCCCGTGTGGTCCTCCGCGAGCATCGGCCAGGTGCCGCTCAGCGAGTGGGAGGTGGACGGGCACCGACCCTTCACCCCCGAGCGCCTGGATGAGCTCAAGGACCAGGTGGTCAACGCCGCGTACCGCGTGATCGAGGGCAAGGGCGCCACCAACTACGCGATCGGCCTGGCCGGCGTGCGGATCGCGGAGGCCGTGCTCAAGGACCAGCAGTCGGTGCTGTCCGTGTCCACGGTGCTCGAGGACTACTACGGCGTGAGCGGCGTGGCCCTGTCCGTGCCGTCCGTGGTGGGGGGCACCGGTGTGGGCCAGCAGCTGCGCATCCCCATGGGCGAGCCGGAGAAGCAGCAGCTGCGCGCGTCCGCAGAGACCATGCGGGCCTCGCTGCGCGACCTCGGCTTCTGA
- a CDS encoding phosphatase PAP2 family protein, with the protein MSYSQHPLGPDPYRGDPYRGDQYPAPGYGAPGHPGSGYPSPGQPGVGYPTAGQPGPAAPSSRPVGARTVLGALVWLAVLWGLVLLIAHGGLGTMTGQALDEAALQQAEADRNTFFPGPVLVAAQLLPEVVAVAAGLLALVWAVRHRRWIAAPCALAAVVAANLTTQVLKHGVFDKPDLGVQQIASNSLPSGHTTAAASLLMAALLVAPAHRRARAGRWGAFTAALVGMTTVLNGWHRPTDAVAALLIVGGWGVVAALVAQLLDAALARTRAGTSPARAYQRLREDRSRRRQERAWSTDRGDSAWVPPAHERDALQRERAASSSVRRNAPRNAGWGGVEPWQVVPYGPGAPVRPRLGTAITLTVLTAVLLAVAVWWPYPTLAGTFAGRITLTAGYLGIASAAALGWSVVSRRLRPVRR; encoded by the coding sequence GTGTCCTACAGCCAGCACCCCCTAGGCCCCGATCCCTACCGCGGTGATCCCTACCGCGGTGACCAGTACCCCGCTCCCGGGTACGGCGCACCGGGCCACCCCGGCTCCGGTTACCCGAGTCCCGGCCAGCCCGGGGTCGGCTACCCGACTGCGGGCCAGCCCGGCCCCGCCGCGCCGTCGTCCCGCCCCGTGGGCGCGCGCACCGTGCTCGGGGCGCTCGTGTGGCTGGCCGTGCTGTGGGGGCTCGTGCTGCTGATCGCCCACGGCGGGCTGGGCACCATGACCGGTCAGGCGCTGGACGAGGCCGCGCTGCAGCAGGCCGAGGCGGACCGCAACACGTTCTTCCCGGGACCGGTGCTGGTGGCCGCGCAGCTGCTGCCGGAGGTCGTGGCGGTGGCCGCGGGTCTGCTGGCGCTCGTGTGGGCCGTGCGGCACCGGCGGTGGATCGCCGCGCCGTGCGCGCTGGCCGCCGTGGTGGCGGCGAACCTCACCACCCAGGTGCTCAAGCACGGGGTCTTCGACAAGCCGGACCTGGGCGTGCAGCAGATCGCGTCCAACTCCTTGCCCTCCGGGCACACCACCGCCGCGGCTTCGCTGCTCATGGCCGCGTTGCTGGTGGCGCCCGCGCACCGTCGCGCCCGCGCCGGGCGGTGGGGTGCGTTCACCGCGGCACTCGTGGGCATGACCACCGTGCTCAACGGCTGGCACCGCCCCACGGACGCGGTGGCCGCGCTGCTCATCGTGGGCGGCTGGGGTGTCGTGGCCGCGCTCGTCGCCCAGCTTCTCGACGCCGCCCTCGCCCGCACCCGTGCCGGAACCTCCCCGGCCCGGGCCTACCAGCGGCTGCGCGAGGACCGTTCCCGCCGCCGCCAGGAACGCGCGTGGAGCACGGACCGCGGCGACAGCGCCTGGGTGCCACCCGCCCACGAGCGGGACGCGCTGCAGCGCGAGCGGGCGGCGTCGTCCTCCGTGCGCCGGAACGCGCCCCGGAACGCGGGGTGGGGCGGGGTCGAGCCGTGGCAGGTGGTGCCGTACGGTCCCGGTGCGCCGGTGCGGCCCCGGCTGGGGACGGCCATCACCCTGACCGTGCTCACCGCGGTGCTGCTGGCGGTGGCCGTGTGGTGGCCCTATCCCACCCTGGCGGGCACGTTCGCCGGGCGGATCACGCTGACGGCGGGGTATCTGGGGATTGCGTCCGCGGCTGCTCTGGGGTGGTCGGTGGTGTCGCGCCGGCTGCGTCCTGTGAGGCGATGA
- the hrpB gene encoding ATP-dependent helicase HrpB, whose translation MLTPFDLDRIGAGLPFAESVPELERALRGGVAVVQAPPGTGKTTVVPPVVANLVLAESGSTASPAETADPTGPADVDDRGAHASSATAGAPGQSRISTDTAAPALDPTAARVVIVQPRRVAARAAARRLAALTGTEPGGVVGWSVRGERKTSKATRVEFVTPGILLRRLLRDPELAGAAAVVLDEVHERGVESDLLVGMLAELRQLREDLVLVAMSATVEAERFAGLLGGEAPAPVVDCPSALHPLAVQWAPGPQRLDERGVTPSFLSHMARTAADAHRRALAQDPSVDALVFLPGAREVSHVAAELRGLTDAEVLELHGQLPPREQDRAVAGRGPGERPRIVVTTSLAESSLTVNGVRLVVDSGLARQPRRDAGRGISGLVTVSASKASAEQRAGRAARQGPGTVVRCYDDAAWGAMPAHTVPEVRTADLTAACLALAVWGSPGGEGMALPDPLPPRARADADAELVRLGAVAEDGRATDLGRLLVSLPVEPRWGRALLDGADLVGARTAAEVIASVSDGARVPAADIPALVRGLRSSRGGESTRWRREVQRLERMTAHPAAGGPADGSGEDTDAPPRGPEPDVPAEVREGVVVGLARPEWMARRADAHGDQWLLASGTRAGLEAGSPLRHHEWLAVAELTRAAGRAAAGTGAVIRAAAPLDLQHAQLVAGSLARTETRASFSNGRVSTREVRAVGAIELSATPVRADPDTAVPAIRAALAAEGLDLLPWDDAARGLRARLALLRRHLGQPWPAVDDAALLARAEEWLGPELRDVARGGSLRSVRVADALRRLLPWPDAARLDELAPRRLDVPSGNTARIAYPEVFDEDDPARPPVVAVKLQECFGWAETPRVADGRVPVQFHLLSPGKATLAITEDLASFWSGPYAQVRAEMRGRYPKHPWPEDPWNAVATAKTSRALRREG comes from the coding sequence ATGCTCACCCCCTTCGACCTGGACCGCATCGGCGCGGGGCTCCCGTTCGCGGAGTCCGTTCCCGAGCTGGAGCGCGCCCTGCGTGGGGGAGTGGCCGTGGTCCAGGCCCCTCCGGGCACGGGCAAGACCACGGTGGTCCCGCCCGTCGTGGCCAACCTGGTTCTCGCGGAGAGCGGGTCCACGGCCTCACCTGCCGAGACAGCAGACCCCACCGGTCCAGCGGACGTCGACGACCGCGGTGCGCACGCCTCCTCCGCCACGGCGGGAGCCCCGGGCCAATCGCGCATTTCCACGGACACGGCCGCCCCCGCGCTCGATCCCACCGCCGCCCGCGTCGTCATCGTCCAGCCCCGCCGGGTGGCCGCCCGGGCCGCCGCGCGCCGGCTGGCGGCGCTCACGGGAACGGAGCCGGGCGGCGTCGTCGGCTGGAGCGTGCGGGGCGAGCGGAAGACGTCGAAGGCCACGCGCGTGGAGTTCGTGACCCCCGGAATCCTGCTGCGCCGCCTGCTGCGGGACCCGGAGCTGGCCGGGGCCGCGGCCGTGGTGCTGGACGAGGTGCACGAGCGCGGCGTGGAGTCGGACCTGCTCGTGGGGATGCTTGCGGAGCTGCGGCAGCTGCGGGAGGACCTCGTGCTCGTGGCGATGTCCGCCACGGTGGAGGCGGAGCGGTTCGCGGGTCTGCTGGGAGGGGAGGCTCCCGCGCCCGTGGTGGACTGCCCGTCGGCCCTGCACCCGCTCGCGGTCCAGTGGGCGCCGGGCCCGCAGCGTCTCGACGAACGGGGCGTCACCCCCTCGTTCCTTTCCCACATGGCCCGCACAGCGGCCGACGCACATCGCAGGGCCCTGGCACAGGACCCGTCCGTGGACGCCCTCGTGTTCCTCCCCGGCGCCCGGGAGGTCTCCCATGTAGCCGCCGAGCTGCGCGGTCTCACCGACGCCGAGGTCCTGGAGCTGCACGGCCAGCTGCCCCCGCGCGAGCAGGACCGCGCCGTGGCGGGACGCGGGCCGGGGGAGCGCCCGCGCATCGTGGTCACCACGTCCCTCGCGGAGTCCTCGCTCACGGTCAACGGCGTGCGCCTCGTGGTGGACTCCGGGCTGGCCCGCCAGCCCCGCCGGGACGCCGGGCGCGGGATCTCCGGGCTCGTCACGGTCTCCGCGTCCAAGGCGTCGGCCGAGCAGCGCGCCGGCCGCGCCGCCCGCCAGGGCCCGGGCACGGTGGTGCGCTGCTACGACGACGCCGCCTGGGGCGCCATGCCCGCCCACACCGTCCCCGAGGTGCGCACCGCGGACCTCACCGCCGCGTGCCTCGCGCTCGCCGTGTGGGGCTCCCCGGGTGGGGAGGGCATGGCCCTGCCGGACCCGCTGCCGCCCCGGGCCCGCGCGGACGCCGACGCCGAGCTGGTCCGGCTGGGTGCTGTGGCCGAGGACGGCCGCGCCACGGATCTCGGGCGCCTGCTGGTCTCCCTGCCGGTGGAACCCCGCTGGGGTCGCGCCCTGCTGGACGGTGCGGACCTCGTGGGCGCCAGAACGGCGGCGGAGGTCATCGCCTCAGTCTCCGACGGCGCCCGCGTGCCCGCCGCGGACATCCCTGCCCTGGTGCGCGGTCTGCGCTCCTCCCGCGGTGGCGAGTCCACCCGGTGGCGCCGCGAGGTGCAGCGGCTGGAGCGGATGACGGCGCACCCCGCGGCCGGCGGCCCGGCGGACGGATCCGGGGAGGACACAGACGCGCCGCCCCGCGGGCCGGAACCGGACGTGCCCGCCGAGGTCCGGGAGGGCGTCGTCGTGGGCCTGGCGCGGCCCGAGTGGATGGCCCGGCGGGCGGACGCCCACGGGGACCAGTGGCTGCTCGCCTCCGGCACGCGCGCTGGGCTTGAGGCCGGGAGCCCGCTGCGCCACCACGAGTGGCTGGCCGTCGCCGAACTGACGCGCGCTGCGGGACGGGCCGCCGCGGGTACCGGCGCGGTGATTCGTGCGGCGGCACCCCTTGACCTGCAGCACGCGCAGCTCGTCGCGGGTTCGCTCGCGCGCACCGAGACCCGCGCGAGCTTCTCGAACGGGCGTGTGAGCACCCGCGAGGTGCGCGCGGTGGGCGCGATCGAGCTCTCCGCCACGCCCGTCCGCGCGGACCCGGACACCGCCGTGCCCGCCATCCGCGCCGCGCTCGCCGCCGAGGGCCTGGACCTGCTGCCCTGGGACGACGCCGCCCGGGGGCTGCGCGCGCGCCTCGCCCTGCTGCGTCGTCACCTGGGGCAGCCGTGGCCCGCGGTGGACGACGCCGCCCTGCTCGCCCGAGCCGAGGAGTGGCTGGGCCCCGAGCTGCGGGACGTGGCCCGCGGCGGGTCGCTGCGCTCGGTGCGGGTGGCGGACGCCCTGCGCCGGCTGCTGCCGTGGCCCGACGCCGCCCGGCTGGACGAGCTGGCCCCGCGGCGGCTGGACGTGCCCAGCGGGAACACCGCCCGGATCGCCTATCCGGAGGTCTTCGACGAGGATGACCCCGCCCGCCCGCCCGTGGTGGCCGTGAAGCTCCAGGAGTGCTTCGGCTGGGCGGAGACCCCGCGCGTGGCGGACGGCCGCGTGCCCGTGCAGTTCCACCTGCTCTCCCCCGGGAAGGCCACGCTGGCCATCACGGAGGACCTCGCCTCGTTCTGGTCCGGGCCCTACGCCCAGGTGCGCGCGGAGATGCGCGGGCGCTACCCCAAGCACCCCTGGCCCGAGGACCCGTGGAACGCGGTGGCCACCGCCAAGACCTCGCGGGCCCTGCGGCGGGAGGGCTGA
- a CDS encoding sulfite exporter TauE/SafE family protein, whose amino-acid sequence MTLLPDLSTLAWAALAVSAVLVGFSKTALPGINTLAVAIFAAVLPAKPSTGALLLLLIVGDMFALWTYRKHAHWPTLVRMLPAVLVGLALGAVFLAFAGDSLVRRVIGVMLLMLMALTLWQRHRDSAPRDDDAAPPAPASRAVAAGYGSLGGFTTMVANAGGPVMSMYFLAARFPKHAFLGTAAWFFAVMNLLKVPVSVGLGLITTQTLVLDALLVPGVVLGAFAGRWAITRIRQRVFDTAVIVVTVLGSLYLLV is encoded by the coding sequence ATGACCCTGCTCCCCGACCTGAGCACCCTCGCCTGGGCCGCCCTGGCGGTGAGCGCGGTGCTCGTGGGGTTCTCCAAGACGGCGCTGCCGGGCATCAACACCCTGGCCGTCGCGATCTTCGCAGCCGTTCTTCCCGCCAAGCCGTCCACCGGCGCGCTGCTCCTGCTGCTGATCGTGGGGGACATGTTCGCGCTGTGGACCTACCGCAAGCACGCGCACTGGCCCACGCTGGTCCGCATGCTCCCGGCCGTTCTGGTGGGTCTCGCGCTGGGTGCCGTGTTCCTCGCGTTCGCGGGGGACTCCCTCGTCCGCCGCGTGATCGGCGTGATGCTGCTGATGCTCATGGCGCTCACGCTCTGGCAGCGTCACCGGGACTCCGCACCCCGGGACGACGATGCCGCTCCGCCCGCCCCTGCCTCTCGCGCCGTGGCCGCGGGGTACGGCTCGCTGGGCGGGTTCACCACCATGGTCGCCAATGCCGGGGGGCCCGTGATGTCCATGTACTTCCTGGCCGCGCGCTTCCCCAAGCACGCGTTCCTGGGCACGGCGGCGTGGTTCTTCGCGGTGATGAACCTGCTGAAGGTCCCGGTATCCGTGGGGCTCGGGCTCATCACCACGCAGACCCTCGTGCTCGACGCACTGCTGGTCCCCGGCGTGGTGCTCGGTGCCTTCGCGGGGCGGTGGGCGATCACGCGCATCCGGCAGCGGGTCTTCGACACCGCGGTCATCGTGGTCACGGTGCTGGGGTCGTTGTACCTGCTGGTGTGA
- the putP gene encoding sodium/proline symporter PutP, with translation MSDQAYQLMAILAYFIAMICIGLWANSKTKNLDDYMLGGRNLKPGVAALSAGASDMSGWLLMGLPGAVYLSGLVEAWLAIGLTAGAWVNWKIVAPRLRAYTEVSHNSITIPSFLDNRLKGNTRILRVISGVIILVFFTFYVSSGMVAGGVFFQSSFGTSYLTGMLLVAGVTVLYTFFGGFLGASYTDLFQGLLMLAALLLVPIVGIFLVGGPGEMVNRIENVNPNALSLFAGGTAVGIISSLAWGLGYFGQPHIIVRFMALRTPADAKSGRRIGIGWMVLTVLGAIGTALVGMAYYGNRPGQEPTDPEAIFLDMSQVLFHPLIAGLVLAAVLAAVMSTISSQLIVSSSALVEDLYNLAAKRTPSPKAQVWLGRGGVLLVAVVAAGLAWEQNSTILDLVGFAWAGFGAAFGPVVLMSLFWRKLTNAGAISAMVVGALVVFTWQYTPWSDLYEIIPGFILGGLVGIVVSLLTHRENPEIDREFDETLRLVNHPEQADPAAAAHAAAGDAPAGTV, from the coding sequence ATGTCCGATCAGGCGTACCAACTCATGGCGATCCTGGCGTACTTCATCGCCATGATCTGCATCGGCCTGTGGGCCAACAGCAAGACCAAGAACCTCGACGACTACATGCTGGGCGGGCGCAACCTCAAGCCCGGTGTGGCGGCACTGTCCGCCGGGGCGTCGGACATGTCCGGGTGGCTGCTCATGGGCCTGCCCGGTGCGGTGTACCTCTCCGGGCTGGTGGAGGCGTGGCTGGCCATCGGCCTGACCGCCGGTGCGTGGGTCAACTGGAAGATCGTGGCGCCGCGGCTGCGCGCGTACACGGAGGTCTCCCACAACTCCATCACCATCCCCTCCTTCCTGGACAACCGGCTCAAGGGCAACACCCGGATCCTGCGCGTGATCTCCGGCGTGATCATCCTGGTGTTCTTCACGTTCTACGTGTCCTCCGGCATGGTGGCCGGCGGCGTGTTCTTCCAGTCCTCGTTCGGCACCAGCTACCTCACGGGCATGCTGCTGGTGGCCGGGGTGACCGTGCTCTACACGTTCTTCGGCGGCTTCCTGGGGGCGTCCTACACGGACCTGTTCCAGGGTCTGCTGATGCTCGCCGCGCTGCTGCTGGTGCCCATCGTGGGCATCTTCCTGGTGGGCGGGCCCGGTGAGATGGTCAACCGGATCGAGAACGTGAACCCCAACGCGCTGTCCCTGTTCGCGGGCGGCACCGCGGTGGGCATCATCTCCTCGCTCGCGTGGGGCCTGGGCTACTTCGGCCAGCCGCACATCATCGTGCGCTTCATGGCGCTGCGCACCCCCGCGGACGCCAAGTCTGGGCGCCGGATCGGCATCGGCTGGATGGTCCTCACGGTGCTGGGCGCCATCGGCACCGCCCTGGTGGGCATGGCCTACTACGGCAACCGCCCGGGCCAGGAGCCCACGGACCCGGAGGCCATCTTCCTGGACATGTCCCAGGTGCTGTTCCACCCGCTGATCGCGGGCCTCGTGCTCGCCGCGGTGCTGGCGGCCGTGATGTCCACGATCTCCTCGCAGCTGATCGTCTCCTCCTCCGCCCTGGTGGAGGACCTCTACAACCTGGCCGCCAAGCGCACCCCGTCCCCCAAGGCGCAGGTGTGGCTGGGCCGCGGCGGCGTGCTGCTCGTGGCCGTGGTGGCCGCCGGGCTCGCGTGGGAGCAGAACTCCACCATCCTGGATCTCGTGGGCTTCGCGTGGGCCGGGTTCGGTGCCGCCTTCGGCCCCGTGGTGCTGATGAGCCTGTTCTGGCGCAAGCTCACCAACGCGGGCGCCATCAGCGCCATGGTGGTGGGTGCGCTGGTGGTCTTCACGTGGCAGTACACCCCGTGGAGCGACCTCTACGAGATCATCCCGGGCTTCATCCTGGGTGGCCTGGTGGGCATCGTGGTCTCGCTGCTCACGCACCGTGAGAACCCCGAGATCGACCGCGAGTTCGACGAGACCCTGCGCCTCGTCAACCACCCCGAGCAGGCCGATCCCGCGGCCGCCGCGCACGCCGCTGCCGGCGACGCTCCTGCCGGGACCGTCTGA
- a CDS encoding HpcH/HpaI aldolase/citrate lyase family protein, whose translation MTTTTAETTMTIDPTETPAVGPELARSWLLVNGSHTSRFDQAAQSAADAVVLDVEDSVAPADKAQARENVIAWLGSRNQDGQLNRAWVRINGFGTAWWEDDLRALRDVPGLDGVMLAMTESPEHVTRTAEMLRGTRIVALVETARGVQNLQDIATARSTYRLAFGIGDYRRDTGFGENPMALAYTRSQFTIASRAANLPGPIDGPAVGALGAKLAEATGITDEFGMTGKLCLMPEQTATVNEGLSPSLSELSWATEFLQEFEEDGGQIRNGSDLPRLARARKVLGLATAFGMRLPEGYDMHFEAPTDTYHC comes from the coding sequence ATGACCACCACCACTGCTGAAACCACCATGACCATCGATCCCACCGAGACCCCCGCCGTGGGGCCGGAGCTGGCCCGTTCGTGGCTGCTCGTCAACGGCTCCCACACGTCCCGCTTCGACCAGGCCGCGCAGAGCGCCGCGGACGCCGTGGTGCTGGACGTCGAGGACTCCGTGGCGCCTGCGGACAAGGCCCAGGCCCGCGAGAACGTGATCGCGTGGCTCGGTTCCCGCAACCAGGACGGTCAGCTCAACCGCGCGTGGGTGCGCATCAACGGCTTCGGCACCGCGTGGTGGGAGGACGACCTCCGCGCTCTGCGTGACGTCCCCGGCCTGGACGGCGTGATGCTGGCTATGACCGAGTCCCCCGAGCACGTGACCCGCACCGCCGAGATGCTGCGCGGCACCCGGATCGTGGCCCTCGTGGAGACCGCCCGCGGGGTGCAGAACCTGCAGGACATCGCCACCGCGCGCTCCACGTACCGCCTGGCGTTCGGCATCGGCGACTACCGCCGTGACACCGGCTTCGGCGAGAACCCCATGGCGCTCGCGTACACGCGCTCGCAGTTCACCATCGCGTCCCGCGCCGCGAACCTCCCGGGTCCCATCGACGGCCCGGCGGTGGGTGCGCTGGGCGCCAAGCTCGCCGAGGCCACGGGCATCACGGACGAGTTCGGCATGACCGGCAAGCTGTGCCTCATGCCCGAGCAGACCGCCACGGTCAACGAGGGTCTGTCCCCGTCCCTCAGCGAGCTCTCGTGGGCCACCGAGTTCCTGCAGGAGTTCGAGGAGGACGGCGGCCAGATCCGCAACGGCTCCGACCTGCCCCGCCTGGCCCGCGCCCGCAAGGTGCTGGGCCTGGCCACGGCGTTCGGCATGCGCCTGCCGGAGGGCTACGACATGCACTTCGAGGCCCCCACGGACACCTACCACTGCTGA
- a CDS encoding MBL fold metallo-hydrolase codes for MARTQELRPGVYVIGTENWRLNSGLVLGTQRALVVDTGAGPRQGREILAAVREITDLPLTVANTHAHYDHYMGNAVFARAGATEFWAHKACASAMAEVGEYQRSFVSTQEPEMGAGEGIDTRLVLPTNTLPGTGLRPSLTRIDLGERPVTLFFLGPGHTDNDVCVGVDDVVFCGDLIEEGADPNFEDAFPQRWVESLRALATLERYTAFVPGHGTPVSVNFVTQQADTMELAIQRARDVHRSEEGPSTAAMYRLPYQAGVARVFLDRWALIASQDAAGATPPTTPEQPRTQSPDTPPSA; via the coding sequence ATGGCACGCACCCAGGAGCTGCGCCCCGGCGTCTACGTGATCGGCACCGAGAACTGGAGACTCAACTCCGGTCTGGTGCTGGGCACTCAGCGCGCCCTGGTGGTGGACACGGGTGCCGGGCCGCGTCAGGGCCGGGAGATCCTCGCGGCCGTCCGGGAGATCACGGACCTGCCGCTGACCGTGGCAAACACCCACGCGCACTACGACCACTACATGGGCAACGCCGTGTTCGCCCGTGCCGGGGCCACAGAGTTCTGGGCCCACAAGGCGTGCGCGAGCGCCATGGCCGAGGTGGGGGAGTACCAGCGCAGCTTCGTGAGCACGCAGGAGCCGGAGATGGGCGCGGGCGAGGGCATCGACACCCGCCTGGTGCTGCCCACCAACACGCTTCCGGGCACGGGGCTGCGCCCCTCGCTCACGCGCATCGACCTGGGCGAGCGTCCCGTGACCCTGTTCTTCCTGGGCCCCGGCCACACGGACAACGACGTCTGCGTGGGCGTGGACGACGTAGTCTTCTGCGGGGACCTCATCGAGGAGGGCGCGGACCCGAACTTCGAGGACGCCTTCCCGCAGCGCTGGGTGGAGTCCCTGCGGGCGCTGGCCACGCTGGAGCGCTACACGGCGTTCGTGCCGGGCCACGGCACCCCGGTGTCCGTGAACTTCGTGACGCAGCAGGCGGACACCATGGAGCTCGCCATCCAGCGCGCCCGGGACGTCCACCGCTCCGAGGAGGGCCCGTCCACCGCGGCCATGTACCGCCTGCCCTACCAGGCCGGGGTGGCGCGCGTATTCCTGGACCGCTGGGCGCTCATCGCCTCACAGGACGCAGCCGGCGCGACACCACCGACCACCCCAGAGCAGCCGCGGACGCAATCCCCAGATACCCCGCCGTCAGCGTGA